One segment of Enterobacter ludwigii DNA contains the following:
- a CDS encoding OmpA family protein, with amino-acid sequence MTFFKTSLFAALFTSSAFFIHTATAAENFGKVYQPVAPVAQTQAQIVYYRDASNTTGGAAHIYVDNEFHDALLPGGYTVFCLAPGKHNLGAYQNDAPQYRGKEQGYNVEMNGGQTYFVRVSDTMNAVPEARTREQAEKDLSGLREQTHVLSRASSVEACKTLAAPQYKDYTLSGDIMFRFGQSGEKGVSAQGRQAVKDLVATIKRENVELKQIQVIGHTDAIGSDRSNYALGLKRAQTVRTMLAENGLPARLMVASSVGSNEPVVNDCAASGKRELVSCYAPNRRVVVRVSGDQNVTAPEQK; translated from the coding sequence ATGACTTTTTTCAAGACCTCTTTATTTGCGGCGCTGTTTACCTCCTCCGCATTTTTCATTCACACCGCCACCGCTGCGGAGAATTTTGGCAAGGTGTATCAGCCTGTTGCACCCGTCGCTCAGACTCAGGCGCAAATTGTTTACTACCGTGACGCCAGTAACACCACCGGCGGGGCGGCACATATTTATGTGGATAATGAATTCCACGATGCGCTGCTGCCTGGCGGTTATACCGTGTTCTGTTTGGCGCCGGGTAAGCATAATCTCGGCGCATACCAGAACGATGCACCGCAGTATCGTGGTAAAGAACAGGGTTACAACGTCGAAATGAACGGCGGGCAAACCTATTTCGTGCGCGTCAGTGACACGATGAATGCCGTGCCGGAAGCCCGTACGCGCGAGCAGGCGGAGAAGGATTTATCGGGGCTGCGCGAGCAGACCCATGTGCTTTCCCGCGCATCCAGCGTGGAAGCCTGTAAGACTCTGGCCGCGCCTCAGTACAAAGATTACACCCTGTCTGGCGATATTATGTTCCGCTTTGGACAGTCCGGGGAAAAGGGCGTTTCCGCTCAGGGCCGCCAGGCGGTGAAAGACCTGGTGGCGACAATAAAACGTGAAAACGTCGAGCTGAAACAAATCCAGGTGATTGGCCATACGGATGCTATCGGCAGCGATCGTAGCAACTACGCGCTGGGGCTGAAACGTGCGCAGACGGTACGTACGATGCTGGCAGAAAATGGCCTTCCGGCGCGTTTGATGGTGGCGTCCAGCGTCGGCAGTAACGAGCCGGTTGTTAATGACTGTGCCGCGTCCGGCAAGCGTGAGTTGGTTTCTTGCTATGCGCCAAACCGCCGCGTTGTTGTGCGTGTAAGCGGCGATCAGAACGTGACTGCACCTGAGCAAAAATAA
- a CDS encoding type I secretion system permease/ATPase: MESSTANFQEEQLLAAARDNRQSDDSLLRSIAWVCEHYGLGKSDDVLLAGLPVEQLLTPSLALDALKNAGVTGGLIKRNSAELPEQIFPMILLRKGAGGMVLLGRERRKNAEDKWDLFYSLVMPDVSDEPVELNHEALNELYVGYAIAAKPTARIDSRVSDIAPPQPKGHWLFSTLWRYRRYYRSAALASVLVNVLALATVFFTMNVYDRVIPNQAFTTLWSLAIGVLVAMIFEAVTRSVRAHLLDTAGKKADLIVGSVLFRQALAVKMEHKPASSGSFANQLREFESVRDFVSSATLATIADLPFVLLFIGIIFAIGGPLAIVPLLMLPMILLVSMAIQWPLAKVMKASLQEASLKQGVLIESIEGMETLKSVGGESWMQSRWQKFSAMQSSSSAASKHYSTLAMNSVSFLQQLQTVMLIVTGVYLIDAGTLTQGALIGTVMLAGRVTAPLSQVVGLAVRYQQAKAALTSLNKLMENPTDRSSEIDYIKQPELNGDIELKGITFSYPAPPMQPNPDILKGVNLTIKPGERVAIVGKIGSGKSTLLRIIARLYTPVKGQIFSSGLDVNQIEPSDWRNNVGFVGQDARLFYGTLRENIMIGRQNASSDEFLKVLRLTGLDHIAARHPRGIHMPVGEQGNSLSGGQRQLVSLARTLLARPNLLLLDEPTSAMDAQTEALFLQHLKIATAGHTLVVVTHRPSLLALVDRMVIIEDGKIVADGPKQQILAALNGTPTAQPEQTPANDSTPAQAVPVKEQAEASA, encoded by the coding sequence ATGGAATCCTCAACTGCAAATTTTCAGGAGGAACAGCTGCTTGCCGCCGCTCGCGATAACCGACAAAGTGATGATTCTCTGCTCAGAAGTATTGCCTGGGTGTGTGAGCATTATGGTCTCGGTAAAAGCGATGATGTTTTGCTGGCGGGTCTGCCTGTCGAACAACTCCTCACTCCCTCTTTAGCGCTTGATGCGCTCAAAAATGCCGGTGTGACCGGAGGGCTCATCAAGCGTAATAGCGCAGAACTGCCGGAGCAGATCTTCCCGATGATTTTGCTGCGTAAGGGCGCTGGCGGGATGGTGCTGCTGGGGCGCGAGCGTCGTAAAAATGCCGAAGACAAATGGGATCTGTTCTATTCCCTGGTCATGCCGGATGTCTCTGACGAGCCGGTTGAACTGAATCATGAAGCGCTTAACGAGCTGTATGTTGGCTACGCGATCGCGGCTAAACCGACTGCGCGTATTGACAGTCGGGTTAGCGATATCGCGCCGCCGCAGCCGAAAGGCCATTGGCTGTTCAGTACGCTGTGGCGCTACCGTCGTTACTATCGTAGCGCCGCGCTGGCGTCGGTGCTGGTGAACGTGCTCGCGCTGGCCACCGTGTTCTTTACCATGAACGTTTATGACCGCGTGATCCCTAACCAGGCGTTTACCACGCTCTGGTCGCTGGCGATTGGCGTGCTGGTGGCAATGATTTTTGAAGCCGTAACCCGTAGCGTGCGTGCTCACCTGCTTGATACCGCAGGAAAAAAAGCGGATCTGATTGTCGGCAGCGTGCTGTTTCGTCAGGCGCTGGCGGTGAAAATGGAGCATAAGCCCGCCTCTTCTGGCTCTTTTGCCAACCAGCTGCGCGAATTCGAATCCGTGCGTGATTTTGTCTCATCCGCGACGCTTGCAACCATTGCCGACCTGCCGTTCGTTCTGCTGTTTATTGGCATTATCTTCGCCATCGGTGGCCCGCTGGCGATTGTCCCGCTGCTGATGCTGCCAATGATCCTGCTGGTCAGTATGGCCATTCAGTGGCCGCTGGCCAAAGTGATGAAAGCCAGCCTGCAGGAAGCATCGCTGAAGCAGGGCGTCCTGATTGAATCCATCGAAGGGATGGAAACGCTGAAATCCGTGGGGGGCGAGTCATGGATGCAGAGCCGCTGGCAAAAGTTCAGCGCCATGCAATCGTCCAGCTCGGCGGCGTCTAAGCACTACTCTACGCTGGCGATGAATTCGGTGAGTTTCCTGCAACAACTGCAGACGGTCATGCTGATTGTCACCGGCGTGTACCTGATTGATGCCGGCACCCTGACGCAGGGCGCGTTAATCGGTACGGTCATGCTGGCCGGTCGTGTGACCGCGCCGTTAAGCCAGGTCGTCGGTTTAGCCGTGCGTTATCAGCAGGCCAAAGCCGCGCTGACTTCCCTGAACAAGCTGATGGAGAACCCAACCGATCGCAGCAGTGAGATTGACTACATCAAACAGCCTGAGTTGAACGGTGATATCGAGCTTAAAGGCATTACCTTCTCTTATCCGGCGCCGCCCATGCAGCCGAACCCGGATATCCTCAAAGGCGTGAATCTGACGATAAAACCGGGCGAGCGTGTGGCGATCGTCGGAAAAATCGGCAGCGGTAAATCCACGCTGCTGCGCATCATTGCCCGCCTTTACACGCCGGTGAAAGGGCAGATTTTCAGTAGCGGTCTGGACGTGAATCAAATTGAGCCGTCTGACTGGCGAAACAACGTAGGGTTTGTGGGGCAGGATGCGCGTCTGTTTTACGGCACATTGCGCGAAAACATCATGATTGGCCGTCAGAATGCGTCGTCTGATGAGTTTCTTAAGGTACTGCGTTTAACCGGGCTGGACCACATTGCCGCACGCCACCCGCGTGGCATTCATATGCCCGTTGGCGAGCAGGGCAACAGTTTGTCCGGCGGCCAGCGTCAGCTGGTTTCCCTGGCGCGAACGCTGTTGGCGCGTCCTAACCTGCTGCTGCTGGATGAACCGACCAGCGCGATGGATGCGCAGACCGAAGCCCTGTTCCTGCAACACCTGAAAATCGCGACCGCCGGACACACGCTGGTTGTTGTCACCCATCGCCCGTCGCTGCTGGCGCTGGTGGACAGAATGGTGATTATTGAGGACGGCAAAATCGTCGCGGATGGTCCAAAACAGCAGATTCTGGCTGCGCTCAACGGCACGCCAACAGCGCAACCTGAGCAGACGCCCGCTAACGACAGTACGCCAGCGCAAGCTGTGCCAGTAAAAGAGCAGGCGGAGGCCAGCGCATGA
- a CDS encoding HlyD family type I secretion periplasmic adaptor subunit, which translates to MKFLKQKKNKPLSARDAAWMSDIQEALFSQTTPKSRLVLWLILAVFIGFLTWAHFAKVEEITKGDAKIVSKSREQIIQSLEGGILEELNVREGDIVEPGQVLLKIDPTRAQSSYQETLRKVVALEATVNRLRAEAYGLPLTFSDRVKKYPSEVELETRAYNSRKQALEEGVASLEKSYRLAQNEIAMSEPLAARGLLSEVELLRMRRQANDLQSQIVERRNRYQADANADLIRQELDLVQAEESLTGREDIVNRTTITALVKGTVKNVRVTTIGGVIQPGEHIMEIVPLEDQLLVEGKIKPSDVAFLHAGLPAMVKITAYDFAIYGGLKGQVSLVSPDTLKDDAKAAAGRPDDTYYRVMVLTDSSTLKAGDKALPIIPGMIATVEIRTGEKTILDYLLKPIFKAKEAFRER; encoded by the coding sequence ATGAAATTTCTAAAACAGAAGAAAAATAAACCGCTCTCAGCGCGTGATGCAGCCTGGATGAGCGATATCCAGGAGGCGCTGTTCTCTCAGACCACGCCAAAATCGCGGCTGGTGTTATGGCTCATCCTGGCGGTGTTCATCGGCTTCTTAACCTGGGCGCATTTCGCCAAAGTGGAAGAGATCACCAAGGGTGATGCGAAGATCGTCTCAAAAAGTCGCGAACAGATTATCCAGAGCCTCGAGGGCGGGATACTCGAAGAGTTGAATGTCCGAGAGGGCGATATCGTCGAACCGGGGCAGGTATTGCTGAAAATCGACCCGACGCGTGCGCAATCGAGTTATCAGGAGACGCTGCGCAAGGTGGTGGCACTGGAAGCGACCGTTAACCGCCTGCGTGCGGAAGCGTATGGTCTGCCGCTGACCTTTAGCGACCGCGTGAAAAAGTATCCTTCTGAGGTCGAGCTGGAAACCCGCGCTTACAACAGCCGTAAGCAAGCGCTGGAAGAGGGTGTGGCTTCGCTTGAGAAGAGCTATCGTCTGGCGCAAAACGAAATTGCCATGTCTGAGCCGCTGGCGGCGCGCGGCCTGCTTTCCGAAGTAGAGCTGCTGCGCATGCGCCGTCAGGCAAACGACCTGCAATCGCAGATTGTTGAGCGCCGCAACCGCTATCAGGCGGATGCCAACGCCGACCTGATCCGTCAGGAGCTGGATCTGGTGCAGGCTGAAGAGAGTCTGACCGGTCGCGAAGATATTGTGAACCGCACAACCATTACCGCACTGGTAAAAGGCACGGTCAAAAATGTGCGGGTTACCACTATTGGCGGGGTTATTCAGCCTGGTGAACACATCATGGAGATCGTGCCGCTGGAAGATCAGCTGCTGGTGGAAGGGAAGATCAAACCGTCTGACGTGGCCTTCCTGCATGCCGGTTTGCCTGCCATGGTGAAAATCACCGCTTACGATTTTGCAATCTATGGCGGCCTGAAGGGGCAAGTGTCTCTCGTCAGTCCGGATACGTTAAAAGATGACGCTAAAGCTGCGGCGGGCCGTCCTGATGATACGTATTACCGGGTGATGGTCTTAACCGACAGCAGCACCCTCAAAGCAGGGGATAAAGCCCTGCCGATTATTCCCGGCATGATTGCGACCGTGGAAATTCGTACGGGCGAAAAAACCATTCTCGATTACCTGCTGAAACCTATTTTCAAAGCGAAAGAAGCCTTCCGGGAGCGTTAA